AGTAGCAGTTTTTAAGGTCATTGATAGaattgaatgttaattttaattgtgaGCTGTCAAAAAGGTTATAATATATGTGATCATTTAAAAGAGCCTATTTTTGAAGTGGTAAGCAGgtctcttaaaaaataacagaaaattgttttttgtgtaAGGATGTTGGTTGGTCGCCACTCACAGGCTTGCTTGCTATGCGAATAACAAAGGTGACATTAAAGGTACGAAGGAAATAAAGTGacataatgtttattttctctcttttgaattattaatagaaataaatgaaaattatcctATTTTGTCTCTATAAAATTGCTCAgttaaatgcagaaaaatattttccctccaaatgaatttattctaatagcagaaaatttgtaattttaagtagttataaatgtatgatttttgtatttttaaaattagagttttagcagcgatatgaaatatttcttttaatatgctGTATTCATTACATTGAGCTTCTACCGTACTTGTAATACACGTACGTACACGTATGTAATACATACttgtataaatttgtaattgcaAGTATGgaattctactttatttttagaCTCCATGTCAATGGATGGAAGTCGTAAAAAGATAGCCATTAGCCCCGCTATCTTGGAAGATGATCAGCGTAGCCTATCGTCACTTAGCAGTCGAAGTAATAACGACTTTTACTCTCCTTCTGATGATGTCATTCTCGATGAAGATGAGAGGGAAACTCTTGATGAAATTGATGgatgtaaatttctttaaagacattttatttagttttattagttgagatttagttttagattttatgcTATAAAACTTGACATGTAATTCATCATTCTgtagatattgaaaaaattgctttttatcatatgaatttttattattaaggctGTTATTTGAGAGCTCTGTTTTTCTATGAAACATTGCTGTTTAGTGAAtactatgttatttttatatctcgTGTGTTGGTTGCAGTCAAACATGATTGTTAGGTTAACTTACAATCTCGTGTGTTGGTTACAGTCAATCGTGTGTCAATGTCTCGTGTGTTGGTTACAGTCAAACATGATTGTTAGGTTAACTTTCGTCcctctttatataattttctctacTGGCCATGAAGATgctataatatcaataaaagaagAGAGTTTTGGgtaaaagtttaaatgggctggattttttatattcaaaccCTTGTTCGCTTGCTGCCTGGCTTGGACAATACAACCAATCagcaatgatattttaatactattttttatgcaagtttatctcaaaaatttaaaaaacttcatatctatgaaaaatatatattatttttatagtttatatattgtattcatctgtaattttttaataaacgctTGAACTGCCTTTGTTCATgttttggttaaataaatttttaaaaaaataaagttaaaaaaaaaattatgactttgaattagtatttttgaattttattttatatttctcacaTTATTCCAAAGTATGGtgaaattagtttgttaatttttcatatgCTAGGCAGGAAGTTTTCCCCTTTCACTATATGTTAGACATTGGCCATTTGAtagcatttttttcctaaagtaaattttttgtaaatattttacccTTTTTAACGCTTTATCTATCTCATATGGATATTTCCATATAGATTTATAATAAGTTGCATTTGTTGTTGCTGTGCTTTTTTAGGCATCCTTTTTttcccataaatatttttgttagatCTGTGAAAATGTTTGTTCTTAAAAGTTTCAGATTCTTCGTTTGGTAGTGATAGGATACCAGAGATGTCAGCTGCTGAAGAACTTGAGGAAGAACGTAGCTGGAAATCATGTGTAGTGAATGGGGAGGATAGGAAGATAGACATGAAAGTCATAGAGCCATATCGGAAAGTTTTATCTCATGGAggtaaaagcttttatttttactcattattaattatttcttacactaaagttatatttataactataattatgTTATACTATTAGtgttgtttataatttattatcagaTATTCTTAGTATCATATATCCTAAGATACCTAAGCAGCCTATTGTCAATGTTATAAACGTTTAATTTGAAGTAATATAGTCATTGAAATGTTCcactaatttttgtttaatcaaaactatgaaaaatttgtattattaaattaacacaGAACTTTTATTTGAGTATAAACAATGacttaagttttaatataaatttttcatcagctaagcaattaaataaaaaaggtttaataTTGGAGCACGATCAGTTACAAACCTTGTGTTGGTGTtcttagcaataaaaaatatggaaatttaagcaaattattttaggttttttttggGGGTAAAGAAATCCTGATCCCCATGGCAGAATTGCgacgacattgtcgcagaacgtttGAATTTTTGCAGTCAGACTTTTCATTTgggaagagaaattttttatttttccttgctgcataatttttcctaaatgctttttgttttcaaagatTTCTTTCTTGCGCATCAGAGAAGAgagaaataaacatgatttttctattctcatttaaaataatttaataaattttttttttttttaatcactgtcttcagctaaaatttttaattaataatatataataaaaaagctttcaaagagttcttgctttaattttttcttttctgtaacaAACACcatgttttgcattttaataaaatatgattgagtggttatttgttacaaattcagatttgTAGCAAATGAATAACCAATCACTGtggtacattttttactttccttttaaatttaattgaaaggaAATCGattcaatacttttaatataatatcatgcacatgacaaatttaaattgcacATTTGGGTCTTTAGCGCTCTCAACTCGCACTGATTTCATCgcaaatatatgtaatattttgatcAGTTTTTTTGGCAATCACTGCTAtgaattttcaatgattttttaaaaattccaatgtCTTTCATTGCtcagttattattattgatattttcgtgatttatttttaaaataaaatattgatattattacaacacgtaaaatttaaattgtgcatGCAAGAAATCCCTCTTTGTTACTCTCGTTTTGTGCTGATATCATTGTTAATCCATGCGGTATTTTAAACGTTTGTTTAgctaaatattttccatttttttaaaaaaaaaactaatttttatgatacaattttattacacaggtaatttaaatttcccgtttgattatttttttaatatgaagatTTTATCGTTCTTCCAACAGTTTCTGCTagtgtttctgattttttactTGGTTCTTAAAATTCTGTTATTCCTCAGTTGAtataattttgacaaataaaatttgaattcagcatttaaataatcactttttgccGCTCTGAATTTATGCCAATAGCATCATAAATCCACGTGgtgtttcaattgtattttcagcaattatttgtatttattttatcacggtttttaaatatttcggtATATTTTAGACAATAAACGGAATTCGAATTGCGCagttgagtatttactttttgacGTAATGAGTCACTTGATTTTTCCTATTGATTTTTTACCagtaattgttattaatttccacatagtttttaaaatccgatatttttaatacaatattatttattataacaaccgaattttaaagcatttatttgagtatctttttgtattttaaagagtCCTATTCGTGTAATTTCATCTTCGATATTTATTTTCGGAGTTACtgcttttgcttttattttttatttatctctttatatgttttgtttattttattcatgcctTTGTTAATcagatacttttttaatatttttagactttatggTATTTCCACCCataaaatgcgagaatatcacataatattagaattaaaaaaatattacatttaaaattatatttgcaattacatacaattgcaaaacaatataaattacaataacatttatgattaaatttttttacaaatttttattctatactttcTTCTGTAAACACAacatttctgttactttaaattagtaattgttctaattaaaatgttatagtaATTGTTATAGTTTACATACTGCAGAAATATATTAGCCCTAGTGAagtttgtcgcagaaagcccaaaaaaattctgccactaATTATAAAGTAGCtcaaagttattattttgtatgttaatatttattataatatttcttttatgattttacatatttttttatttattatctttattatagGTTATGAAGAATCTTCATGCAATGCTATTATCCTTTTTTCTGCGTGCCATCTTCCAGAAAGAAGTCGTAAAGACTATAATTATGTGATGGATAACTTGTTTTTGTGAGTACAATATACTTTCAGTTTTTAGTTTATCTCACAGCTTTTGAGCCATTAATGACCAGCCATAGAAAGTTGTCTCTATGAAAAATGCCAGTGTAAAAAAGTAGATAATGCATATTTGTTTGTTCCAAGCGTATATATCTTTCTATTAGAAAAGAGTTTGAACTTATTTTGGAAGAAAGTAAAACATCTAGAATTCTAGAATATCTAGAATTAAATGTGAAAGAGAAGTGTCGATGAGAAAATGTCAACAGTGGcaaacataaaagttttttttactgttttttatcaTGTTGATCTGTCAAAAAATGACATCCTATACTTAGTGTAGTAGTGACAAGAACTCCAAgatgattaaaacaaaattttttaaaaagaaactgaaaatactAAGCTAAAAAACGTATGACAGTATCATAcaaccccccccccctaaaaaatacaagaaataaaacaacCCAATAACAAAAGCATTTAATGGAAAAGCTGGTcactatgattttaaattttttatacttaataattgaaccaaatgtttgtttaaaagtagtagaaaagtttatttttatttatgaatccAAGCCAAAATCTTGTTTTTGCAAAGTAAACCATAGGAAATGAACACTTActactttctttgtttttcaaaaaaacgaaCAAATCTTTTAAATGTGTTAATCCATTGATTTGATCCTAAGATATGATTAGGGGTGCAAGTTTGTTGTTACAGAAATATCCATCAGAGTTTTTGTGAATTATCaacattttctttgttattcctgatttgtttttgtatgctacaatttaattaaaaatgttttcaattaagagtttttttttttttttaatttactgaacACCTtacagttttcaattttttgatccttcaaagttcataatatataactaataaaattacttagtgAATAGACCAACAAGATAACTATTTCTATCCAAATCCTGTCGAGAAAGGTGAtctttctatcttttaaatgataaattattaagaataccTATATGTAAGAAGTGCTGTAAGAATacgaaagaaagaaatagcTCGTTAACtggaaaaataacaaactatTGCACTCAgcaatgaaatttcttattCCTTGCTGTTGAAAGACTTGAAGATGCTTACAAAGATTTGAGTAACAGAATATTAAGGATAATATTATAACAATGCTCAATATTTTGTTCCAAAATCAACAAAAACTATATGTCATATAGTCagtagtataaaattaattgattactTGCAATGAAAACAAATGCTATCAGCATTTACACGATATGGATGTGTTTAATCTAATATGTACCTTGGTATACATTGCAACATGCATTTATATATTGCAGTGCATATCTAAGGTATACTTTTTAtggatgaaaaatattaaatgtagtattttgtttcttttagatATGTGGTAGTTACTTTGGATGAGTTAATTGCTGAGGACTATGTTCTTATTTATCTTCATGGGGCCACCGACAGCAACAACATGCCCAGTTTTAGTTGGCTGAAGAGATGCTATCAAATGATTGATCGGAGGTATTGAGGTTTACAATTAAAACCTAGCAATGtccttaaatttttagttttgcaaaCTAAATTACGCTTAGCGATTTTAGGAGAGTCAGCAAGAAAATAAGCTACCCGTGGcccttaaaagaaaaaaaaaaaagaacttctgaaaagatttattgcaatttttagatTCCACCTGAATTAACAACCTTATCATACCCTgggaaacatttttgtaattgaGCATCGTAATAGCCTGCCATCTAGGAATTAAGCTGGGAAATGTGGTGTTACAAGTGTCTACAAGTCATTGTCTATGGAAAGTGATGCTGGGAGATGAATTTCTTCCAGTTTAAGAACAGATGGAAGTTATTGAGAGTAAAGTTGGAAGTATATTGTTGAAGGTCGAATAATGATATATGCCCTCAAGTAAAACTTCCACTGCATGCTTTTTGTAGAATTTACTGTATATGGGGGAGCATTGCATTTTAGGGACATACCTGTTTTTCCCCCTGAAGAATTTCCTGTTCAGGCTTTTTTTTCCCACTGACAACTGGGACAGATTAGCATTATTATGTGGTAGGATTAAAACTAATCTCAGGATAGGACGAGTGTTGCAATTTTAAGGCAAGTAGCTTGGGTGTCGATATTTGAGGAGtccaattatgttttttttttttttaaatttctgaccACACATACATGTATATGATCtttgatattgaaatattttggtgGAGCTCTCCGGACCTCTCAAACCACTCTCAGCTATATCTGGACAATTATGTTGATTCTTATGTTCTGAAGTATCTGAAATATTGTTGTATCCATTGTAATAAGAGTGttcttaaaattagttaattataatttatttctttttatggcCTCGGGGGTAACTTATTTTTCGGATGACCTGCATATTTTGTTTGGGTTGTTATAACACCTCGTTTATGGGCAATTCATGCTTTCTGCCTTTTGTAGCAAAGGTGACAGTTAACTTACATTATCATCAGGCtgcttaaaaacaaaagaaatatgattCTGTCAACAGTGTGATTGGAATTGTCCACTACAAACTGATAGGCaggaaaattcaatgcataataGATCCAGTGGTACTTATTAGTTATAGGGACCATAAGTTGGCAACCATATTTTTGAGTTGTCCCCATGATAAGTATTTGTCCCTACAATTAATAAACATCAATTTGAATGttatgtatagtaaaaaaaatattttgacaatttaaCTAATGTGTACTTTTTAATACATTGGTTACTATTTTCGTTTCCCAAATAAACTATCACCATTCACTGTTTCATTCAATAACTATAACTTATAAGATTCACGATATTAtcctattttataattatagttatcCATGATGATCACAATAATGTCAAAGTTGATACACCTACGTGCATTATCAGTTGTTGGTTacttgtgtaatttttttaacaattcatggtatagaatcaattttattttattaatgttgccCTAGTGAGGCATATTATCATTTGAATATGTCTCACTCGTATTCTGTGTAACGAACGAAACTCTCGGGTACAAAAAGCTGATCTGTATAAGTTGTCAatcgcattttaaaaatgtttaatttcaaaataaaataaaattgtgtcaATGTCACCAATTTCAGAGGGGATTATTCTTACTCATTGGTATATTAAAGACACAATAATTTAAtggttaaatgtttaaaaaacctCTTTTTGGCGTTGCCATAACTCTAATTTTTTCTCTCGTAcctttttcttgaataatttacTCAGTtcggattgaaaaaaaaaatagtttaactcATTCACGTCAAGTAATTTTGAGTTGTTTGTGTTTGAAAGGgtaccttaattttttatttatatattttttaaaattaaatttatgttgttttacatttttattgcaataattactttatattactttttattgcattataatcaGTGTATCGACTAATAtgatctgatttttaaaacacagaaatttttgtttactgaaatatatgataaaaataactcttacaaaagcaacgaaaaaaaaaaactcactaatttttgttcaaaagtcTCTTACTATCTTCCCTTTAAAAAAGTTCAGAGATTGTGTCTGCCTCTATTGTACATAATTTTAGGAAACTGGGAAGAAGCTCAAACTCGTTTCTTAGGCAGTCCTTACAGTTTCGGTTGTCTACTTGCTAAGGCATTTCAGACCCTGGGGTGATAAGTGTTAATGTTTgctgataattttacttttaacaaatacttgaaagtgacaaaaaaattatatttatttccttaaataacAATGCATGTAAaaagtacagattaaaaattttataaatactaaattttttaaataattttttcctgtaCAGGTTGAGAAAAAACTTGAAGAAACTCTATTTGGTGCATCCAACATTTTGGTTAAAAACACTCGTCCTTATGACCCGCCCATTTATAAGGTAtgtcataatttatattttattcaccaTATAAACTATGTAACTTAAAAGCTTCTTACTTTACCTAAAAGTAAAAAGCTGCACATGTAACCTTATAACTTGGCATTTGagtcttaaatattaataaagaaataaaaaaattgtcggATTAAATCTTCTATGGTTGTGCTCTGCAGCAGCAtcttactagttttttttttatgagtaagTACTAATTAActatgaaagaaagaaaatagttttagtgTTTAGAAATGGAATGGTAATGTTAATGCTAAGTGCAATAAAAAAGGgataaacgttaaaaaattttttttcaccctaTATCCTAatgagaataattaaaattgtgttttatggtattttgatttttctttatttaaagtttctttgaaagaaaactaaaaaacaatttctatcttgcaagaaagtaaataaatcacCCACAGGAATAAAGCATAATTAATGCAGAGCTCaagttaaaatatgattatgaatgtattttatttaaaagtgttcTGTAATATGTGTATCCCTCAATATAATTTAAGGATCTCTGtcaaaaaatgagataaaaagtatggtaagaaattattattatatacagtgaattcgcgataactcgaatctgataggactgacgaaaaacttcgacatatcggaagttcgacttaccgttagtttcagttttggactttcaaaatattgtcggattatttaattaatgcttattaattacaaatcatctaaatgcttacaatatttaagatcatttttctgacaagccattAACGATTagactgtttgaagcactttatgataccccggtccatcggctgcaactttgctgttgtgtttggcgggaggagaaactgcaagtttactgctttcaaattagatcactatgcgctgtgcatttatccataaagagtatcagttttcttttctcagcgaagaatttccgatccaattttcttacatagtcttcaaataatactgatgtcatccaaaactttttgttagacttgtaatccaaaggatacgtttttacattcttgaaacatcggggatttcggtattttccAATAGCaagtaagggcaatttctctgtccTAGATGCATTTCCTccaactaggacagtcaaacgttccttgctcattttaccTCCTGAGCAGTTTTCAAccttaaacatcatagtcttatttggaagacatttaaaaaataaacccatttcatcaatattgaaagcatcattttaactgtatccttgaagtaaatttggtaacatttcatttaaccactgttcacatacttcaagagggacagctttagcttctccatgaagagtgcgaaagacattgtgtgtgtgttgcaaaggaagggacaagatatcagctcctaggtttttttcttgcttcaaaagatccaaaaaaaatcgagttaaagggagtaaaattcgagtaatcgagaataattaacatgaaattgaagataaaagggtcgggacctcataaaaaaatcgagttatagtaatattcgagttatcgtacttcgagttatagcgaattgactgtattatgtatatttgatttttgtgaATCAATATTTAAGCAGGCAAGGAAGATACATTTTATCAAAGCTTGGCAAATCTGTGGAGAGGCtagataaaaacattaaatccaGCTTGATCTCCTGAAGAAATTAAACGATGAATGTTATAAATGCTTTCTAATTTCATGAGACAATAAACATTGGACATTTTTAAGTGACAGTACTAAATATGTATTCTATATgtgaattataaatgaattgtcATAAAATTCTAGAGtaatattgtatattaattgATGTTCATacatgtatgtatatattttattttagtgccAAATTCAGCCGAAAATTGAAGTTTGTGTacagtttaaaagaattatcaaCATATGTGACACTTCAACATGCCAGTATACCGGATAAAGTCAAAATGTAAGTTatcctttttcatttatataagtacagaacccgttatccggaaatcggaaaaccggaacgaaattcgataaattttcgcgccattttttaaaaaatttttttttccctcataagattttaggattttttttttcttttttgaaagatgtttaccttaccatcattttggaaataatcattagtgtattctttcatcgttttttctttttaagattatttccaaaaaaaaaattttttttttgttgggtttaacaataaacaaatggttttttgtagcgattcagaaaaccggaaaaatcagttatccggaatagcgattgtcccgatcgttccggataatcggttccctactgtatttatGAATGCATGTAGtgttattcttaattataagtaaataaaatgaggaatttttatttttttaaaattatagagtaactttttaactaatgatagaaataaatctttatcaAGCATTAATTGTCCGGTGATCATCTGTGGGTGGATTcaggaattaattttaaggcattcctgttataattgaattttgaaatttagaaatgactTGAAAggcaaaataagtaaattttgtgTCACCAAATTGAACTgtatgtttctaaaaacatgtTTGTCACTTGATCTAGATTGCATTGTCTGGTGTGATTGCAGAGGATTCATTCATAGGTCTTGTGAGCCCAAGCATTATCAGGCACTGTAAAAGCTgagaatgtaaaaaatattcaagttttttgGCATTCTCAGGGTGATcatcattgaattttattaatttggaaaaatcggggattttaatttaatttcccaAAAAGCCAGGGAAAAGCAATTTAGGTTTGAGGtacttaaagttttaataattatttgtaaaaaaaaagtggattaaaaaattatttaaaagaagaaaaacaaaatatttgtttatttttaagtttaacagCAAGTAtaagtattttgtattatattttaagcatcAGGATAAAGCAtaactgtaaaattaataatt
The nucleotide sequence above comes from Parasteatoda tepidariorum isolate YZ-2023 chromosome 6, CAS_Ptep_4.0, whole genome shotgun sequence. Encoded proteins:
- the LOC107442980 gene encoding protein prune homolog 2 isoform X1, whose amino-acid sequence is MLPNKNNLNKPLSVPDENNSNEIIDYHLETVDFPDSPNHHSLLEIKELEVNNEQYEEVGQESFNSLGRRKINVTQSPLPEKPILSDGDKMCDEIDEQDIDIGINSMSMDGSRKKIAISPAILEDDQRSLSSLSSRSNNDFYSPSDDVILDEDERETLDEIDGFSDSSFGSDRIPEMSAAEELEEERSWKSCVVNGEDRKIDMKVIEPYRKVLSHGGYEESSCNAIILFSACHLPERSRKDYNYVMDNLFLYVVVTLDELIAEDYVLIYLHGATDSNNMPSFSWLKRCYQMIDRRLRKNLKKLYLVHPTFWLKTLVLMTRPFISAKFSRKLKFVYSLKELSTYVTLQHASIPDKVKIFDFERIFPGCANECRSMYSVVYKAYVESLTIH
- the LOC107442980 gene encoding protein prune homolog 2 isoform X2, with protein sequence MLPNKNNLNKPLSVPDENNSNEIIDYHLETVDFPDSPNHHSLLEIKELEVNNEQYEEVGQESFNSLGRRKINVTQSPLPEKPILSDGDKMCDEIDEQDIDIDSMSMDGSRKKIAISPAILEDDQRSLSSLSSRSNNDFYSPSDDVILDEDERETLDEIDGFSDSSFGSDRIPEMSAAEELEEERSWKSCVVNGEDRKIDMKVIEPYRKVLSHGGYEESSCNAIILFSACHLPERSRKDYNYVMDNLFLYVVVTLDELIAEDYVLIYLHGATDSNNMPSFSWLKRCYQMIDRRLRKNLKKLYLVHPTFWLKTLVLMTRPFISAKFSRKLKFVYSLKELSTYVTLQHASIPDKVKIFDFERIFPGCANECRSMYSVVYKAYVESLTIH
- the LOC107442980 gene encoding protein prune homolog 2 isoform X3, yielding MLPNKNNLNKPLSVPDENNSNEIIDYHLETVDFPDSPNHHSLLEIKELEVNNEQYEEVGQESFNSLGRRKINVTQSPLPEKPILSDGDKMCDEIDEQDIDIGINSMSMDGSRKKIAISPAILEDDQRSLSSLSSRSNNDFYSPSDDVILDEDERETLDEIDGFSDSSFGSDRIPEMSAAEELEEERSWKSCVVNGEDRKIDMKVIEPYRKVLSHGGYEESSCNAIILFSACHLPERSRKDYNYVMDNLFLYVVVTLDELIAEDYVLIYLHGATDSNNMPSFSWLKRCYQMIDRRLRKNLKKLYLVHPTFWLKTLVLMTRPFISAKFSRKLKFVYSLKELSTYVTLQHASIPDKVKIFDHDLYPVESFRQH
- the LOC107442980 gene encoding protein prune homolog 2 isoform X4, translated to MLPNKNNLNKPLSVPDENNSNEIIDYHLETVDFPDSPNHHSLLEIKELEVNNEQYEEVGQESFNSLGRRKINVTQSPLPEKPILSDGDKMCDEIDEQDIDIDSMSMDGSRKKIAISPAILEDDQRSLSSLSSRSNNDFYSPSDDVILDEDERETLDEIDGFSDSSFGSDRIPEMSAAEELEEERSWKSCVVNGEDRKIDMKVIEPYRKVLSHGGYEESSCNAIILFSACHLPERSRKDYNYVMDNLFLYVVVTLDELIAEDYVLIYLHGATDSNNMPSFSWLKRCYQMIDRRLRKNLKKLYLVHPTFWLKTLVLMTRPFISAKFSRKLKFVYSLKELSTYVTLQHASIPDKVKIFDHDLYPVESFRQH